One Companilactobacillus farciminis KCTC 3681 = DSM 20184 genomic window, AAAACAGTTACTGCAAAAGATGACTGGCAATATGTATTCCGTTATCAACGACAATATGACGATAATGGTAATCTCTACCACTACACAGTTAAAGAAGATACTCCCGTTGACTATGTCCCAGTATATGATCCTACTACTTATAATATAACTAATTATTTAGCTGACACTTTCAAGGTAACTAAAATTTGGCATGACGGTAATAACGCTCAAAATACTAGACCAAAAAGTATCATGGTTCACCTATTTGACGATAAAGACCAAGCAAAAAATACTGACAGTTTCAATTTAAACGATGATAATAATTGGACGCATACTTTCACTAATTTGCCACAGATTGCGGGTAATAATTGGTACGTTTCCGAAATTGGTTACGATGGCCAACAAACTAACACCGTTCCAAAAGGATACATCAAAACTCAATACGCTAATGATGGAAATCCTCAGGATCAGACTATAGTTAATACTTTAGCCACTTCTCTAAATGTCACAAAAAAATGGGACGATAATGATTCACCTGACCGTCCTAAGTCTATCCAAATTCAGTTGTATGCCAATGATAATAACCAAGGTGAAAAGGCAGTTGGTAGCCCCGTCACTTTAAACGCCGATAACAATTGGAGTTACTCATTTGGTACGAATGCCAATTCTGATGATGAAAAGGATCCAACTAACCAATTACCAAAATACGATGAAAACGATAAAGAAATCACTTATAGTGCTAAAGAAATCGATGTTTCTGGATATAACGCATCAACCGACTTCAATGATGACAAGACTCAAGAAACTATTACCAATAAGAAGACCGATCCTAATAATCCTTCAGTTGAAACAAAGACTTTCACAGTCAATAAAAAATGGTCCGACAACAATAATCCTGTCCGTCCTAAGTCAGCTCAAATTCAACTTTTAGCAAATGGAGAAAAACAGGGCGATCCTGTAACTGTTAATGCTAATAACGATTGGACTTACACTTGGAATGATTTAGACAAAGACACCACTTATTCTGTCAAAGAAATCAATGTTGACGACAACTACGTTTCTAACGTTGATAAGACATCGGACAACGAAGCCACAATTACCAATACTTTGAAACCAAATTCAGGTGGCGAGACTCCAAGTAGTAATAAGAAAACTTTAACCGTCGAAAAGGTTTGGAACGATAATAATAACCAAGATAAAATTAGACCTAGCGCTATAACGGTATATCTCCTAACAAATAAACAAAAAACGGCTGATGTTGTCTTAAACGACGCTAACAATTGGACTTACACTTGGAACAACCTTTCGGACAAAAATTCTTATGATGTCACCGAAGATAAAATTTCAGGTTACACAGCAACCAAGACAACGACTAATAACAAAATCACTTTAACGAACACGCATAAACTTAACCAGACTGGCACCAAAGATCCAGACCCATCAACACCAGATAATCCCGATCCAACGCCAACAAATCCTGATCCAGAAACTCCATCTGGAGAAAAAGATCCTGATCCTGATATTCCAGATACTCCCGATGTACCTGACACACCAAAAGTTCCTGATACACCAGAAGTAGGTAAAACTCCTGATCCTGATCCTGTCATCCCAGACAATCCATTTACACCAGACCCAGATCCTGACACTTCAACCGACTTTAACCCAGACCCAATGGTGCCAAACGTTACCTATAGCAATTCTCAATTGCCACAAACTGGTAATAAAGAATTAAATTGGCTCTATCCATTAATCGGTGTAATGATTTTGGGACTAATTACTTTCAGAATAAAAAAGAGAGCTTAGCAAAAAACGCTTGATTCTTAATTGAACCAAGCGTTTTTGTTTACTCTAAATTTAAAATTTCATACTCAAAGCCACAAGCATCGATGAATTTCATCAAATCGCTGGCAGTCAAGAAAATCGTATGCGTATTAACATTCGGATGGAAAGTCAAAATCTCTTCACTATCCAACATCTCTTTATCGAAATACAGTTTTATGTTGTGGTCAGCATTGTTCATAATGCCAAATGGTGAAACGATTCCTGCTTCCAGACCGAGTTGTTCTTCAATATCGTGGTCATGTGCCATCGAAATACGTTTTGTTCCTGTAAGCTCTTGGAAATCTTTGAAATCCATGCGTTTTTTGTCATCCATAATCACTAAGTAGAAATGCTTCTTCTTATCTTTCAAAAACATTGTCTTAGTTCTAACGCCCTCTAAACCAGCAATATAATTGTCAGCTTGTTCAGTCGTTTCAGCAGCCGGATGATCAACAATTTTATATTTAATATCTAATTGATCCAATTTTTCCATTAAATCTTTATAAGCTTGTTCCGAACCCTTAGTCATAACAATCACCTATTCATATCTTGATATTGTTTGCGCAAAGCGTTGATTCTTAACTCAACTACCTCATTATGATTGATTTTAGCAAAAGCCATCGCATCCGTTAATAGGTCCTTAACAACTGTTGCTGGTTGATTCTTGCCGATAGCAATCTTAGCTTCTAATAGTTTCAACCTTGGCAAATAATACGTGATATGTTGTTCTGAACACAACTTGATTCCACGTTTAACCAGTTCCAAACTAGTTTCAAAATCATTTTTGACAATCAAAAAATCAGCTGTATAGAAAACAATTGTCAAGATACGTAAGTACGCATTCAACCCACTCTTTTGGAAAGTCTGATCTTTATGCACATTGATATATTCCAAAACCTTGCCAAAATAAAATTCAGCTTGCTCCATTTTATTAATACGTGAATAAAAGATTCCCATACCCACATATGATAAGTAAGAATAAATCGTGCGATGTTCTTCGTCCAAATTGTCCAAAATTTGTGAAAAATTGTAAAAAAGCTCTTCAAATTTACCATTTGTCAAAGTTGTGAATAAACCCTTTTGGTAATAAAATTGCATTTTTAATTCATTATTATTAACATCATCGACATTTAGGTCTTTTAAAGCTTCAGAAACTTTACTATAGTCTTCCATCATTAAATCGCTTTCAATACGATTCAAGACCGTCCGCATGTGAGTAGTGGAAGCACTCGAATTCTTATAAAGATCGTCAACTGATAATCCAAGTCGTTCGCATAACTTATTGAGAATTGCTAAGGAAGGTACGCGACCATTATTTTCAAATTTACTGAGCGTTGATTGTGTACAAATCCCTTGACAGAGCTTAACTTGCGACATTTTTAATTCTTTTCTACGTTCGATAAAAATATTAATATCCATAATTATTTCCTCATTCATTTTTCGCACGGTAGATAAATGATGCGAGACATTATCAAAACACTAACATCCCGCATTTTTTCGTCCAAAAAATATCCTACTATTACAATCAATTATCTAATTTATAGGATGCTTTGTAAACATATATAACTGTATTTATATTGGTTCGTTTTATACAAATAAATATAGTATTATTTAATATCTATTAATCGCTTACAGATATTTTTCAAATAAATATGAAAAAAAATATGACATTTCAGTAAGAGTGAGTTATTATATATTCCATGATTCAAATACAGTTGTTCACATTTAATGAACACACAAGGGTGGGAACTATTATGGCTAAAGAAAATTTAAGCCGAAGTTTATCTTCAAGACAAATGCAAATGATTGCTCTAGGTGGGACCATTGGGGTTGGTCTCTTCATGGGTTCAGCATCCACCATCAAATGGACCGGACCTTCAGTCTTGTTGGCTTATGCTTTAGCTGGATTGATTCTTTATATGGTAATGCGGGCACTTGGTGAAATGCTTTATGTTGATCCATCAACTGGTTCATTTGCCAAATACGCTACCGAATACATACATCCGGTCGTCGGGTACTTAACGGCTTGGAGTAATGTCTTTCAATATTTAGTTGTTGGTATCAGTGAAGTTATCGCTGTTGGAACTTACTTGGAATTTTGGTTCCCTACGATGCCAAAATGGATTGCCGGAGTGGTAGTCGTCGTAACGCTTTGCTTAGCCAATTTAACTTCTGTTAAAGCTTATGGTGAATTGGAATTCTGGTTTGCTTTGATCAAAGTTTTAACAATTATTATGATGATTATTTTAGGTTTCTTCGTTATCGTCTTCGGTGTTGGTAACGGCGGACATCCCGTTGGTATTAGCAACCTCTGGACTCACGGCGGATTTTTCACAGGTGGTCTGAAAGGATTCATCTTTGCGTTATCAATCGTCGTTGCTTCATATCAAGGTATCGAAGTTATCGGTATTACAGCCGGTGAAGCTGAAAATCCTCAAGAAAATATCGTCAAAGCTATCCGTTCCATCGTTGGTAGAATTTTGATTTTCTATATTGGAGCTATTTTCGTTATCGTAGCAATTTATCCTTGGAACAAATTAGGTACGATCGGTTCACCTTTCGTTGAAACATTTGCTAAAGTCGGTATCACATTTGCCGCTGAAATCATCAACTTTGTTATGTTGACAGCCGCAATGTCAGGATGTAATTCTGGTATCTTCAGTTCTAGTCGAATGCTTTATACACTAGGTTTGGAAAAACATCTACCTAAATCATTCGTTAAACTATCAAGACACAACGTACCTTACATTCCCGTTCTAGCTATCTCAATTGGTATCCTAGTCGGTTTGATTTTGAACTACTCATTGCCAGCACTACTTCACACATCAAGCAACATTTTCGTTATCGTTTATAGTTCCAGTGTGCTTCCTGGTATGGTTCCTTGGTTCGTTATCTTAATCAGTGAATTGAGATTTAGACATATCAATAAGGATAAAATGGATAAACATCCGTTCAAGATGCCACTTTACCCAATCAGTAATTATTTAGCTATTGCTTCATTATTAGTTATCTTAGTCTTCATGTTCTTGAATCCTGAAACTACGGTTTCTCTATTAGTCGGTGTAGCTTTCTTAGTCGTTATGACGGTTATCTACTTCGTTAAAGAAAGAAAGCCTGCTAAAGTCAGTGTTAAAGAAGAAGTTGAAGATGAAGAATTAGACTAAAAAATACCTCCCAGATTTTTTCTAGGAGGTATTTTTTTAAATAAAATCAGTAACTTCATTAACGTTATAACGAACTGACTTAGTAAAGTCGCCATCTGGCTTACCGATAGCAATTGAAGTGATTGGAATAAAACGGTCGCCGTCTAATCCTAAAGCTGGAGCAACTTTGTCGAAGTAATAACCTGACATTGGGTTAGCTTCATATCCGTGAGCACGAGCAACTAGCATCAATTGCATGGCAGCCATTGAACCGTCGATCGTAGCATCCTTTTCCAAGAAACTTCTGTCAGCGTGTTCGTACAATGGCAAGAACGTCTTGAATACTTTGTCACGTTCTTCGGGACTGATTTGTCCATTTTCACAAGCCTTATTCCAAACATCACGATACTTGTAATGTGATTGTGTATCTCCCAAAACGAAAATCAAAGCTGAACTAGTATCAGTTTGTGGATAGTTAAAAGGCATCATTACTGAACGAGCCTTCTTCTTACCTTCCTCATCATCACAAACGACAAAATGCCATGATTGCAAGTTACATGCTGAAGGAGCTGAAAGAGTTTCTTCTAACATTTCGTTAATCTCTTTACGAGAAATTTTAACGTCTGTCTTGAACTTACGATACGAGTGGCGGTTTAACATAATGTCATTAAAATCATTGTTTACCATATTTTTTGTTTCATCCATACAAAAACACCTCTCAACTTTTTATACGATAATTTTACCGCTGAGAGGTGTTTATGTAAATGTGTTCACAAAGTCTTAATCTTTGAAGACAGCTAAGCCACCTGCTGGATTATTCCAATCTGGTTCTTGAGCTGTAACGATTAGTTTTTCATTAGTAAAGGCGTTTAAACCAAGGTTACTCAATTCACGTCCATAACCGGAACCTTTGACACCGCCGAATGGCAATTCTGGCAATGATACTAAGAATGAGTTGACGAAGACCATACCTGTTTCAATCTTTTCAGCAACTGACTTACCGTGTTGAGCATCAGATGATACGACGATACCACCTAATCCCAATTCGGAATCATTAGCTAAATCGATTGCTTCTTGATCTGAGTGAACTTTGAAGACTTGAGCAACTGGGCCAAAGAATTCATCGTAAAATTCTGGATTATCTTTTTCGACATTAGTCAAAATAGTTGGTTGAATGAATTGACCAGGAAGATCGATTGGTTGGTTACCGTAATAAACTGTAGCACCATTTTCGACGGCCTTATCAATTTGTCCTTGAAGCTTTTCCTTAGCACGTTTGGAATTCATTGGCGCCAAAGTTGTTTTAGGATCCATTGGATCGCCTGGAACTAATTTAGAGAAGTTATCCTTGAGTTTTTCCAAGAATTCATCATACAAGTTGTCAGCAACGATGAAACGCTTGTCGGAAGTACATACTTGCCCAGCATTGTAGATTCTAACTCGCCATGCCAAATCGACAGCTTTATCAACGTCAGCGTCAGACAAAACTACGAAAGCATCTGAACCACCGAGTTCCATTGAGTTCTTCTTGAGGTATTTACCGGCCGTTTGAGCAACTGATTGTCCCCCACGTTTTGAACCGGTCAAAGCTACCCCTTGAACACGAGGATCAGCAATGATGTCACTTACTTGGTCATAACTGGCAAAGAGATTCTTGAATGTTCCCTTTGGTGCACCAGCTTCTTCGACAATTTTTTCAAAAGCAGCAGCTGAAGCTGGAGTATTTGAAGCATGTTTTAGAAGCATTGGATTTCCAACCATAAAGTTAGGCGCAAATACACGCATGATTTGATAGTAAGGGAAGTTCCAAGGTTCAACCATCATCAGTACACCAGTAGCTTGATGATAAACTTGAGCATCCCCAGTGTTTCGACTGTTGATAGGTGTAGGTTTTAATAAGTCAGCGCCATTGTCAGCAAAGTAGTCGGCAATGATGGCACACAACTCGACTTCACCTTTTGATTCATTGAAAAGCTTTCCCATGTCGATCGTGGCAATTTTTGCCAATTCGTCTTCATGTTCTCTCAATAAATCAGCGATTTTATGTAAGGTAGCAGCACGACTTGTAACTGGTTCATCGCGCCACTTCTTATATAACGCATGTCCATTTGCCAAAGCTTCCTCAATTTCTTCAGCGGTTGCGTCAGGATAAGTTTTTACTAATTCGTTGTTATATGGATTGATAGTTTTATATGCCATAAATGCATTCCTCCTGTGGCAAATTTTCTTATGGTTATTATTTTAATCAAAATGAAAGGGATTTCAAGGATTTGAACTTTCCAATTTTTTATTTGGTTAGTACCAATTATCAATTTGATGAAAATTAAACAAGTTTTTTCATATTTCGTCAAAAAAGTGTAAGATTGATTTTAATATTTAATGAAGGGTGTTTTTTCTATGGGTGTCTTTTTTTCTAGTATCTCCGGAATCTTAATAATCATCGGTTTGATTGCCGTCGGCTATGGTCTAAGTGCCTTAGGTTGGTTTGACGACAAGTCGACTCGCTTAATTGCCAAAATTGTTACCCAAGTAGCTTTGCCTGCGTATATGATCTCGACAATTACTAAAGATTTTACGGCCAAAAAACTGATTAAATTGTTGCCAGACTTAGGTGTTCCGGTACTTTCGATGACAATTTTAATTTTCATTTCAATTTTATTGATCAAGGTACTTAAAATCGACCCTAAACACAAAGGCCTCTTTAGTTCGATGTTCTTTAATTCCAACACTGTTTTCGTTGGTTTACCCGTCAACATGGCATTATTTGGCGAAAAGAGTTTGCCTTACGTCTTAGTCTATTACATGGCTAACACGACTTTCTTTTGGACTCTTGGAACTTACTTGATTCAAATGGATGGTGAGGTCAAAGGTCATTTCAAACTCAAGACAACATTGAAAAAAGTTTTCTCTCCACCACTATTAGGATTCATCATCGGACTGATTTTAGTCATGCTCCACATTCAATTACCAAAATTCTTGATGTCTGATTTTCAATATTTAGGTGGCTTAACAATTCCTCTATCAATGATTTTCATTGGAATTTCTATTTATAACGCTGGACTCAAAAATGTCTCTTTCCACAAAGACAACTTGGCTATTCTCTTTGGAAGATTTCTCTGTGCTCCTTTATTGATGGCCGGTTTATTCTTGTTTATTCCAGCTACTCCATTAATGAAACAAGTCTTCATTGTTCAGGCGGCAATGCCCGTAATGACTAATGCTCCAGTTGTTGCAAATCTTTATCACGCCGATTCTGATTATGCAGCTATCATGGTTACCGAGACCACATTACTGAGTTTGATCGTTGTTCCAATCATTATGACAATCATCAAATAAAAAAAATCCTCGCTAGGTTGTAAAATTACAAGCTAACGAGGATTATTTTTTAGGCTTTGTATTCAGTGATTCCCTTTGCTAAACGTTGCATGGCATCTTCGACATTACTCTTTGGAGTAGCCAAATTCATCCGTAAGAATTGATTACCATTACCACGATATTTCGTTCCTTCAGCCAAATATAAACCAGTCTTATCACGCAAAAATTGGTTAAATTCATCTGATTTGTCAGTCAACTTCGAGCAATCGATCCAAGCTAGATAAGTTGCTTGAGCTGGTAAAACTTTGATATCAGGAATATTTTTCTTAGCAAAATCTTCGACGTACTCCCGATTCTTTTGAATGTATTGGCGAAGTTCAGTCAACCACTCATGACCTTGTGTGTAGGCAGCAATTGAGGCATCCATTGACATAATACCAGGACTATTGATGCCATCGACAGAAATTGCATGTTCAACTTTTTGACGTAATTTTGCATTAGGAATAAATAACGTTGCCGCATGCAAGATTGCCAAATTAAAGGTCTTACTTGGAGAAGCTAATGAAATACTGTTTTGAGTAACTTCAGCATCCAAAGAAGCGAATGGCACATAATCATATCCTGGCATCGTGATATCACCATGAATTTCATCAGAGATAATCAAAACGTCGTGCTTATTAGCTAATTTGCCAATCTTAGTCAAGGTTTCTTTGTCCCAAATGATTCCGGCTGGATTGTGAGGATTGCAGACAATCATAGCTGTAGTTTGAGGATCGGATAGCTTTTCTTCCAAATCCTTCCAATTGATACTGTACTTGCCATATTGATACTCCAATTCACTATTGACGATGTGACGACCGTTACTAGTGATGGCATTATAAAATGAATTGTAATTAGGTTCTTGCAACAAAACGTTGTCACCTAAATCAGTCAAATGACGCAAAATTGATCCGATACTAGGCATAACGCCGTTACTAAAGACCAACCAATCTAAATCTGGTTCGAAATTATGTTCTTTTTTGTACCAGCTAGAAATTGCTCGATAATATTCATCAGGGACGTATTGATAACCAAAAATCCCGCGATCAACGTCTTTATGCATTGCTTCAATAATAGCCGGTGCCGTTTGAATATCCATGTCAGCGACCCACATAGGTAATTCATGTTCCTTCACTTGCCACTTACTAGAATTAGCATTGCGACGATCATTGATCTTATCAAAATTAAATTGCATTAGTTCCACCCCTTCTTATTCATTACCCAAATAGTATCATTACTTTGATTAATATCGAAAGACCACGGGTTTTAATTAAACGTTTTATAATCAAATTAGACAAAACACTGTAATTTTAACTTTTAAAATGTCATAATGATACTACTAAATATTTAGGAAGTGTCTCAATCTATGCCTTCACTCTTTCGGAAAAAAGATATCGTCAATGATTTATTACATGAACAAACTCTAAATCGAACTCTCGGTGCTAAAGATCTCATTATCATGGGGGTCGGCGTTATCGTTGGGTCCGGTATCTTTATTACACCCGGAATCATCGCTGCTAACTATGCTGGACCTGGAGTTATTTTGACTTACTTATTGGCCGCCTTAGTTTGTATCGGTGCCGCCTTTTGTTACTCTGAATTTTCATCAACGATTCCTTTGGCGGGTAGTGCTTATACTTATTCCTATTCCGTTTATGGAGAAATTGTCGCCTGGATTGTTGGTTGGTCATTGATTTCCGAGTACTTATTTGCAGCTTCTTCCACAGCAGTCAGTTGGTCAGCTTATTTTAGGAATCTCTTAGCAGGATTTGGTATCAATCTTCCTAAAGCTTTGCAATCAGCTCCTGGAACTGCTGGAAATACTGGTGGACGCTTCGATTTGATTGCCTTTATCATCGTTTTAATCGCGACCGTTTTATTGCTACAAGGTCTAAATGAGTCGATGAAAGTAAATACCATCATGGTTTACGTCAAAATCTTCGTTATTTTGCTGTTCGTTGCTGTAACGATTTTTTACGTAAAACCTAAAAACTACAATCCGTTCCTTCCCTTTGGAGTTGGTGGAATTGGTCGTGGAGCCGCAGTTGCCTTCTATGCTTTCTTAGGATTTGATGTTGTGTCCTCGGCGAGTGAAGAAGTTAAAAATCCTAAACGTAATATGCCAATCGGGATCATCGCTTCACTTTTGATTGTTGCCGTTTTATATGGCTTAGTATCATTAGTTTTAGTCGGTGCCGTTAATTACAAACAATTAAACGTTGCTGATCCAGTTTCTCACGCCTTGAATTTGTTAAACCTCAACTGGATCTCAGGAATCGTTTCACTAGGTGCCATCATGGGTATGACAACCGTTTTGCTAGTCGTTATCTACGGTGGAACACGTTTGATTTTTTCACTAAGTCGAGATGGTCTATTACCAAAGAAATTCAACCATCTCAGCAAACAAGGCGTCCCTGTCAGCAGTACTTTCCTAGTCGGATTAGTCGCCGCAACCGTAGCTGCCGTTGTTCCTATCGATAAAATCACTGAACTAGTTAACATTGGAACCTTGCTAGCTTTCTCAGTTACATCAGTCGGTGTCATCTTCTTGCGCCACAGTAAAAACACCAAGGGTCTTAAACCAGCTTTCAAAGTACCCTTCTATCCAGTTTTCCCATTGATTTCCTTTGCCGCTTGCGTCTATTTAATGACTCAATTGCAAAGTTTCACTTGGAAAATGTACGCTATCTGGACTGCCATTGGTTTAGTAATTTACTTTGGTTATAGTTTTAGACATAGTAATGAAAAATAATTAAAAAGGAGTGGGACTACAAGAATGCAATATGCAATCAAGTAGTCCCACTCCTTTTTATATTTCCGAAGTAATTGGTATATAAAGATAAAATACAGAATCTAGTCGGGAGCAAAATCTCTGTGATGGCTCAGCCGCCATATTATTCTTAGCAACTTGTTGCTTAGAATAAGACCAATCTTGAAGACTTTGCCCGTACTTGGTCTTAGCAAAGGCTCCAAGTTGTGTCGGCAGCGTTCCAGCCAATCACAGAGATTTTGTGGACGACGGCATCCTTAGTAAAAAAGCAGGCCTTAAACGGTCTGCTTTTTTACTGCTTATTTAACTGAATAATTAGGAGCTTCTTTAGTAATTGTAACGTCATGTGGATGTGATTCTCTCAATCCAGCGTTAGAAATTTGAATAAATTGAGCATCTTGTAATTCCTTCAAGTTGTGAGCACCAACGTAACCCATACCTGAACGCAATCCACCAAGTAGTTGATAAATTACATCGCCAACAGCACCTTTGGCAGCGACACGACCTTCGATACCTTCGGGAACTAACTTGTTAGCTTCGTTAACGCCACTTTGGAAGTAACGATCAGATGAACCATGAGACATGGCAGCCAAACTACCCATTCCACGATAAGTCTTGAAACGACGACCTTGATAAATTTCAAATTCACCAGGAGCTTCATCAGTACCGGCTAACATTGAACCAAGCATAACGGCATTACCACCACCAGCTAAAGCTTTAACAATATCACCGGAGTACTTGATACCACCATCAGCAATAATTGTCTTGCCGTATTCGTGAGCTACACTAGCAGCGTCATAAACAGCAGTTAATTGAGGAACACCGACACCGGCAACGATTCTAGTTGTACAAATTGAACCAGGTCCGATACCAACTTTAACGACATCAACCCCAGCATCGTAAAGGGCTCTAGTACCTTCAGCAGTAGCGACGTTACCAGCAATCAAAGTAGCTTCTGGGAATTTAGCTCTGATTTCACCGATTTTTCTAAGGACACCGGCTGAATGACCGTGAGCTGTATCGATAATAATTGCATCGGCACCAGCACTTAAAAGAGCTTCGGCACGTTCAAAAGTATCGCTAGTTACACCAACAGCCGCAGCGACTAGTAAACGACCATACTTATCTTTAGCAGCGTTAGGAAATTCTTTAACTTTTTCGATATCTTTGATAGTTACTAAACCACCTAAACGACCATTTTTATCGATCAAAGGAAGTTTTTCAATACGATGTTCTTGAAGAATTTGTTCTGCTTCTTTTAGAGAAGTACCAACTGGTGCAGTAATCAATTCTTCACTAGTCATAACTGTTCCGATTTTTACAGAATAGTCAGAAATGAAACGCAAATCTCTGTTAGTAATAATACCAACTAATTTTAGATCATTAGTGTTGTTAACGATTGGCACACCACTGATACGGTAAGTACTCATTAATTTTTCTGCTTGGGCAACTTCATCATCCGCTGTTAAGTAAATTGGATCGATGATGACACCATTTTCTGAGCGCTTAACCTTTGAAACCTCGTCAGCTTGTTGTTCAATACTCATATTCTTGTGAATAACACCTAATCCACCTTGACGTGCCATTGCGATGGCCATTGGTGCTTCGGTAACTGTATCCATACTTGCACTCAAAATTGGAGTGTTTAACTTAATATTCTTAGCTAATTGAACTGATAAATCTACTTCGTTTGGTAAAACGTGACTCTCCGCTGGAATTAGTAAGACGTCATCAAACGTGAATCCCTTTTTATCAAATTTTGTATCCCATGCCGACATGATTTTCCTCCTAAGTATTTGTTTTTACCTATTAGTAGATAAAATTTATAAACATGGTAGCCGATTTTTTTATGTTAGTCAATCAAAGTTTGTGAAAGAAAAAAAGACTTATCGTCATAACGACAAGCCTTTTAATACATTTTTATTGCTACAACTTTATAATTCCATAAATTTTGTTTTCTCAAATAAAAATCAAAACTTCTTTTTTTGAGACATAATTTATATCGAATTATATCGTCCTTTTTAGAAATCATTTCATCGATGCGATGCAGTTCATGATTATTATTCCGTCTCAAATAATCAGCTGTCTCATTATCAACTGAAATTTGTGAAATCTTCTCTCGATCACGTAACGCCGTTTCACAAGCAAAGACCATTCTTTTACGAATAAAATCATTTATGAATAAAACAATAATAATGCCCGCTATAACAAATAATAGTATCCCACCATATATTTCTGTCACCACTACATTTGAAAGATTCATAATCATCAACACTTTTTATATTTTTATTTAATTAAATGATATCATGCCAATAATATGATTATCAATCAAAGCGCTTATGGCTTATGATTTGGTTGTTTCGTATCTTCATGGTAAGATTTTTTACAAACAAATATGGTTCTTTTGAACTTGGGTTGATAACTTGCCGTCGTCCGTTCGGCTTTGTGGACGCTGGAACGTACTGGGCACAACTTGAAGCTAATTCCAGAACCGGGAATCATCTCCAAGATTGGCCTTTCACTAAGCGATAAATCGCAAAGTGAAATCTCAGTACTGAGCATCCACAAAGCTGCCACTACCGACTAGATAACGTCTTTTATTATTTATTTCAGGTAATTAGAAGATAAAGAATAGAACAACTA contains:
- a CDS encoding NAD-dependent succinate-semialdehyde dehydrogenase is translated as MAYKTINPYNNELVKTYPDATAEEIEEALANGHALYKKWRDEPVTSRAATLHKIADLLREHEDELAKIATIDMGKLFNESKGEVELCAIIADYFADNGADLLKPTPINSRNTGDAQVYHQATGVLMMVEPWNFPYYQIMRVFAPNFMVGNPMLLKHASNTPASAAAFEKIVEEAGAPKGTFKNLFASYDQVSDIIADPRVQGVALTGSKRGGQSVAQTAGKYLKKNSMELGGSDAFVVLSDADVDKAVDLAWRVRIYNAGQVCTSDKRFIVADNLYDEFLEKLKDNFSKLVPGDPMDPKTTLAPMNSKRAKEKLQGQIDKAVENGATVYYGNQPIDLPGQFIQPTILTNVEKDNPEFYDEFFGPVAQVFKVHSDQEAIDLANDSELGLGGIVVSSDAQHGKSVAEKIETGMVFVNSFLVSLPELPFGGVKGSGYGRELSNLGLNAFTNEKLIVTAQEPDWNNPAGGLAVFKD
- a CDS encoding AEC family transporter encodes the protein MGVFFSSISGILIIIGLIAVGYGLSALGWFDDKSTRLIAKIVTQVALPAYMISTITKDFTAKKLIKLLPDLGVPVLSMTILIFISILLIKVLKIDPKHKGLFSSMFFNSNTVFVGLPVNMALFGEKSLPYVLVYYMANTTFFWTLGTYLIQMDGEVKGHFKLKTTLKKVFSPPLLGFIIGLILVMLHIQLPKFLMSDFQYLGGLTIPLSMIFIGISIYNAGLKNVSFHKDNLAILFGRFLCAPLLMAGLFLFIPATPLMKQVFIVQAAMPVMTNAPVVANLYHADSDYAAIMVTETTLLSLIVVPIIMTIIK
- a CDS encoding MalY/PatB family protein; translation: MQFNFDKINDRRNANSSKWQVKEHELPMWVADMDIQTAPAIIEAMHKDVDRGIFGYQYVPDEYYRAISSWYKKEHNFEPDLDWLVFSNGVMPSIGSILRHLTDLGDNVLLQEPNYNSFYNAITSNGRHIVNSELEYQYGKYSINWKDLEEKLSDPQTTAMIVCNPHNPAGIIWDKETLTKIGKLANKHDVLIISDEIHGDITMPGYDYVPFASLDAEVTQNSISLASPSKTFNLAILHAATLFIPNAKLRQKVEHAISVDGINSPGIMSMDASIAAYTQGHEWLTELRQYIQKNREYVEDFAKKNIPDIKVLPAQATYLAWIDCSKLTDKSDEFNQFLRDKTGLYLAEGTKYRGNGNQFLRMNLATPKSNVEDAMQRLAKGITEYKA
- a CDS encoding amino acid permease → MPSLFRKKDIVNDLLHEQTLNRTLGAKDLIIMGVGVIVGSGIFITPGIIAANYAGPGVILTYLLAALVCIGAAFCYSEFSSTIPLAGSAYTYSYSVYGEIVAWIVGWSLISEYLFAASSTAVSWSAYFRNLLAGFGINLPKALQSAPGTAGNTGGRFDLIAFIIVLIATVLLLQGLNESMKVNTIMVYVKIFVILLFVAVTIFYVKPKNYNPFLPFGVGGIGRGAAVAFYAFLGFDVVSSASEEVKNPKRNMPIGIIASLLIVAVLYGLVSLVLVGAVNYKQLNVADPVSHALNLLNLNWISGIVSLGAIMGMTTVLLVVIYGGTRLIFSLSRDGLLPKKFNHLSKQGVPVSSTFLVGLVAATVAAVVPIDKITELVNIGTLLAFSVTSVGVIFLRHSKNTKGLKPAFKVPFYPVFPLISFAACVYLMTQLQSFTWKMYAIWTAIGLVIYFGYSFRHSNEK
- the guaB gene encoding IMP dehydrogenase, with product MSAWDTKFDKKGFTFDDVLLIPAESHVLPNEVDLSVQLAKNIKLNTPILSASMDTVTEAPMAIAMARQGGLGVIHKNMSIEQQADEVSKVKRSENGVIIDPIYLTADDEVAQAEKLMSTYRISGVPIVNNTNDLKLVGIITNRDLRFISDYSVKIGTVMTSEELITAPVGTSLKEAEQILQEHRIEKLPLIDKNGRLGGLVTIKDIEKVKEFPNAAKDKYGRLLVAAAVGVTSDTFERAEALLSAGADAIIIDTAHGHSAGVLRKIGEIRAKFPEATLIAGNVATAEGTRALYDAGVDVVKVGIGPGSICTTRIVAGVGVPQLTAVYDAASVAHEYGKTIIADGGIKYSGDIVKALAGGGNAVMLGSMLAGTDEAPGEFEIYQGRRFKTYRGMGSLAAMSHGSSDRYFQSGVNEANKLVPEGIEGRVAAKGAVGDVIYQLLGGLRSGMGYVGAHNLKELQDAQFIQISNAGLRESHPHDVTITKEAPNYSVK